A portion of the Cellulophaga algicola DSM 14237 genome contains these proteins:
- a CDS encoding peroxiredoxin-like family protein has translation MKNLREQTDAKIAAGRKANPEFMEGVDAIINKAKEFQQGNNAIKVGEKAPIFELPNPEGKLISLDSLLDKGPLVITFYRGNWCPYCNLQLRALQARLNDIHALGATLVAISPQVPDGSMTKNEINDMGFIVLSDQDAKVASQYGIAWEVPEFLAEHMRVDRELDLEKINNGNGHILPIPATFVLGKDGVVQWNYVNVDYRIRSEPDEVVEALKNLS, from the coding sequence ATGAAAAACTTAAGAGAACAAACTGATGCTAAAATTGCCGCTGGACGAAAAGCTAATCCAGAGTTCATGGAAGGTGTTGATGCTATTATTAACAAAGCAAAAGAATTTCAACAAGGAAATAATGCCATAAAAGTTGGCGAAAAAGCTCCAATTTTTGAACTACCTAATCCTGAAGGAAAACTGATTTCTCTAGATAGCTTATTAGACAAAGGTCCTCTTGTTATCACCTTTTATCGTGGTAATTGGTGTCCATATTGCAATTTACAACTTAGAGCCTTGCAAGCCCGATTAAACGATATTCATGCACTAGGTGCTACATTAGTTGCCATAAGTCCGCAAGTACCCGATGGATCTATGACAAAAAATGAAATTAATGATATGGGTTTTATTGTATTGTCTGACCAAGATGCAAAAGTTGCTTCGCAATATGGTATAGCTTGGGAAGTTCCTGAGTTTTTAGCAGAACATATGCGTGTAGATCGCGAGCTAGATTTAGAAAAAATAAATAATGGTAATGGTCATATTTTACCAATACCGGCTACGTTTGTGTTAGGAAAAGATGGAGTCGTACAATGGAACTATGTTAATGTTGATTATAGAATACGTTCCGAGCCAGATGAGGTTGTTGAGGCCTTGAAAAACCTGTCATAA
- a CDS encoding glycoside hydrolase family 2 protein produces MKLIKNAVLVLLTSLSTLLTAQETGFSELLQNIDSREKTSLNGMWDMIVDPLENGYYNHRLKPMDNGYFMNAQMESPSDLIEYNFETSQQLMVPGDWNTQLDKLYYYEGTVWYKKDFEYTIDTDKLAYLYFEAVNYEAIVYLNGERLGSHVGGYTPFQFEVTDKLKEGNNFVVVKVDNKRKAENLPTVNQDWWNYGGITRAVHLINTPKSHIDDYSIQLPKGVTNVITGWVSVTNGKNGDAVSIAIPELKKTVRAVLKDGKAEFSIKAKPKLWSPTSPKTYEVVVKTETDEITDQIGFRTIATEGSKILLNGKQIFLKGISIHEEAPFKTGRVVSVEECRILLQWAKELGCNFIRLAHYPHSEAMVREAEKMGFLIWSEIPVYWTIQFDNEDTYANAKNQLTEMISRDKNRAAVILWSMANETPEGTSRLNFIGNLAEQARKFDDTRLITAALDTQGRGEAGNLIEDPLGEVVDVIGINNYCGWYAGTTESCASIKWASAYNKPMIMSEVGGGALFGLHGEKNERWTEEYQAEVYRTNIEMMRNIDFIAGLSPWILMDFRSARRPLKRIQDDFNRKGLISEQGMKKQAFFVLQDYFLKENN; encoded by the coding sequence ATGAAACTAATAAAAAACGCAGTACTAGTTTTACTCACAAGCTTAAGTACCCTTCTTACGGCACAAGAAACCGGATTTTCTGAACTATTACAAAATATTGATTCAAGAGAAAAAACGTCATTAAATGGTATGTGGGATATGATTGTTGATCCACTTGAGAATGGATATTACAACCATAGGCTAAAACCAATGGATAATGGTTATTTCATGAATGCCCAAATGGAGTCTCCGTCAGACCTTATAGAATATAATTTTGAGACCAGCCAACAGTTAATGGTTCCTGGAGATTGGAATACACAGCTAGATAAGTTGTACTATTACGAAGGTACTGTTTGGTACAAAAAAGATTTCGAGTATACTATAGATACCGATAAACTAGCTTACTTGTATTTTGAAGCTGTAAATTATGAGGCTATCGTATACCTTAATGGGGAACGCCTAGGTTCTCACGTTGGAGGGTATACTCCTTTTCAATTTGAAGTTACCGATAAATTAAAAGAAGGTAATAATTTTGTCGTAGTAAAAGTAGATAACAAACGAAAAGCAGAGAATCTACCTACGGTAAACCAAGATTGGTGGAATTATGGTGGAATTACAAGGGCTGTACATTTAATTAACACGCCTAAATCACATATTGATGATTATTCAATTCAGTTACCAAAAGGGGTTACTAATGTTATTACAGGTTGGGTTTCTGTTACTAATGGAAAAAATGGTGATGCGGTAAGCATAGCTATTCCTGAACTAAAAAAGACTGTACGTGCAGTTCTAAAAGACGGTAAAGCTGAATTTTCGATTAAGGCGAAGCCTAAACTTTGGAGCCCGACCAGTCCTAAAACGTATGAAGTTGTTGTAAAAACAGAAACAGATGAAATTACCGATCAGATTGGGTTTAGAACCATCGCTACAGAAGGGTCTAAAATCTTATTAAACGGAAAACAAATCTTCTTAAAAGGAATAAGTATTCACGAAGAAGCACCGTTTAAAACCGGACGTGTAGTTTCTGTAGAAGAATGTAGAATATTATTACAATGGGCTAAAGAATTGGGATGTAATTTTATTCGTTTAGCACACTATCCACATAGTGAAGCTATGGTACGTGAGGCAGAGAAAATGGGTTTTCTAATTTGGTCTGAAATACCTGTATATTGGACTATTCAGTTTGATAATGAAGACACTTATGCGAATGCTAAAAACCAGCTTACAGAGATGATTTCAAGAGATAAAAACCGAGCAGCAGTAATATTGTGGTCTATGGCGAACGAAACACCTGAAGGCACATCTAGATTAAATTTCATAGGGAATTTGGCAGAACAGGCGCGAAAATTTGATGATACACGTCTCATCACAGCAGCTTTGGATACCCAAGGACGCGGTGAAGCGGGTAATTTAATTGAAGATCCTCTTGGAGAAGTTGTTGATGTTATCGGCATTAATAACTATTGTGGTTGGTATGCTGGTACTACAGAAAGCTGTGCTTCAATAAAATGGGCTAGTGCCTATAATAAGCCTATGATTATGAGCGAAGTTGGTGGAGGTGCCCTTTTTGGTTTACATGGTGAAAAGAATGAACGTTGGACGGAGGAATACCAAGCAGAGGTTTACAGAACCAATATTGAGATGATGCGGAATATTGATTTTATAGCCGGTTTGTCTCCATGGATTTTGATGGATTTCCGTTCTGCAAGACGCCCTTTAAAAAGAATTCAAGATGACTTTAATAGAAAAGGATTAATTTCTGAACAAGGAATGAAAAAGCAAGCCTTTTTTGTATTACAAGATTATTTTCTTAAGGAAAACAATTAG